The following are encoded together in the Bradyrhizobium sp. CCGUVB1N3 genome:
- a CDS encoding response regulator transcription factor — protein MILADDHVMVAEGLGRLVGEVADLVAQVENGKQLVEAVQRLKPDIVVSDVTMPVMSGLEALRQLKAGGSKTRFIFLTVHTEPQLATQAIRDGACGYLLKAAAGEELLDAIRAVMADRIYLTPHITKDVLQTMSRSTDGGGPSLSSRQLEVLRLIAQGKRMKEIAAQLGISVRTVEDHKSQLLAALGVKSTADLVKFAIKQGLVPE, from the coding sequence GTGATCCTCGCAGACGACCATGTGATGGTTGCCGAAGGACTGGGCCGGCTGGTCGGCGAGGTCGCCGACCTCGTTGCGCAAGTCGAAAATGGCAAACAGCTCGTCGAGGCCGTGCAGCGATTGAAACCCGACATCGTCGTGTCCGATGTCACCATGCCCGTCATGAGCGGACTGGAGGCTCTGCGGCAGCTCAAGGCAGGTGGGTCGAAGACCCGCTTCATTTTCCTGACGGTTCACACCGAACCGCAGCTCGCAACGCAGGCAATACGCGACGGCGCATGCGGCTACCTTCTCAAGGCGGCCGCCGGAGAGGAATTGCTCGACGCGATCCGAGCGGTCATGGCCGACCGCATCTATCTGACGCCGCACATCACCAAGGACGTGCTGCAGACGATGTCACGCTCAACCGATGGCGGCGGACCCTCGCTCTCCTCGCGCCAGCTGGAAGTGCTGCGGCTGATCGCCCAGGGCAAGCGCATGAAAGAAATCGCGGCCCAGCTTGGGATCTCCGTAAGGACAGTGGAAGATCACAAGAGCCAGTTGCTTGCGGCACTCGGCGTCAAGAGCACTGCCGATTTGGTAAAGTTTGCCATTAAACAAGGGCTTGTTCCCGAGTGA
- a CDS encoding histidine kinase: protein MCGLLCFGSPSYADEAAKHILILHSYNYTFPATSMASDGARGRLLERSPQKIELDAEYLDLARFAEPGHEALMAGFLRDRYAHRRPDVVMVIGGDALPFVIRHRDDFAPHVPVVFLGVSKPGYAVAGPPPDVTGHIVDLAANLNATIALAERLQPDASRLFIIAGSGLVDRRWQPIARTVVEARGGKLDTTYLFDLRYDEVIAKVTQIPSDAIVILLSMFRDGGGKALMPSEVAAQLIKSSSAPVYAPYPYPVRGFIGGFSESYEAMGRTAGDIALEILAGKDPASIPPRTSSEAAYRVDYQAMHRWGLSEDNLPPGSVVLFKEPGVWELYHRYIIGAGSLIVLQSVLIAALIVQRSRRWAAEQDNRSKESALRTSYEQLRYLAGRLIHAQDEERQRIARELHDDVGQRVASLSIGLSSLRRRLPDSPDTTRAELARLQRMTVDLAEDMRDLSHGLHQGVLEHAGLPEALRERCEEITRGSNTSIDLDVAEGCTEVRDDVKLCLYRVAQEALRNIAKHAHARTGRISVAREDGQIVMKIADDGEGFDANASGSQCGLGLLSMRERVRMLGGTFEIKSAPQAGTIATICIPAGGSH, encoded by the coding sequence TTGTGCGGCCTCCTGTGTTTCGGATCGCCAAGCTACGCGGATGAGGCGGCGAAGCACATTCTGATCCTGCATTCGTACAACTACACATTTCCAGCTACGTCCATGGCTTCGGACGGAGCGCGAGGCCGTCTTCTGGAGCGTTCGCCGCAGAAGATCGAGCTCGACGCCGAATATCTCGACCTCGCACGTTTTGCCGAGCCGGGTCACGAGGCCCTGATGGCCGGCTTTCTCCGGGACAGATACGCGCACAGGCGGCCTGATGTCGTGATGGTCATCGGTGGCGATGCCCTGCCCTTCGTCATACGGCATCGGGACGATTTCGCTCCTCATGTTCCCGTTGTCTTTCTCGGCGTCTCAAAGCCGGGCTACGCCGTGGCAGGGCCGCCACCTGATGTGACCGGTCACATTGTCGACCTTGCCGCGAATTTGAACGCGACCATCGCTCTGGCCGAGCGCCTGCAACCGGATGCCAGCCGCCTCTTCATCATTGCAGGAAGCGGCCTTGTCGACCGACGATGGCAACCAATCGCTCGAACAGTCGTCGAGGCGCGAGGCGGCAAGCTCGATACGACCTATCTGTTCGATCTGCGCTACGACGAAGTCATCGCAAAGGTCACCCAGATCCCCAGCGACGCAATTGTCATTCTTCTTTCGATGTTTCGCGACGGCGGCGGGAAAGCTCTGATGCCGTCCGAGGTCGCCGCCCAACTCATCAAGTCTTCGTCCGCCCCAGTTTATGCGCCATATCCCTACCCGGTGAGAGGCTTCATTGGCGGGTTCAGCGAGAGCTACGAAGCGATGGGACGCACCGCCGGCGACATCGCGCTCGAAATCCTCGCGGGCAAGGACCCGGCCTCGATTCCTCCGCGAACCAGCTCAGAAGCAGCGTACCGGGTGGACTACCAGGCAATGCACCGTTGGGGCCTGAGCGAAGACAATCTTCCGCCTGGCTCGGTGGTTCTCTTCAAGGAGCCCGGCGTCTGGGAGCTCTATCATCGCTACATCATTGGAGCGGGTTCCCTCATCGTCCTCCAGTCGGTCCTCATCGCTGCCCTCATCGTGCAGCGGTCGCGTCGCTGGGCGGCGGAACAAGACAATCGCTCGAAGGAGAGCGCGCTGCGCACCAGTTATGAGCAGCTGCGATACCTTGCCGGCCGACTGATCCATGCGCAGGACGAAGAGCGCCAGCGAATTGCGCGTGAATTACACGACGATGTCGGCCAACGCGTCGCCTCCCTGTCAATTGGACTGAGCAGCCTGAGGCGCCGTCTGCCTGATTCACCAGATACGACCAGGGCCGAACTGGCCCGGCTTCAGCGGATGACGGTCGATCTGGCGGAAGATATGCGCGACCTCTCGCATGGCCTGCACCAAGGCGTGCTCGAACATGCCGGTTTGCCGGAAGCCTTGCGCGAACGCTGCGAGGAGATCACCCGTGGGTCGAACACATCCATTGATCTCGATGTAGCCGAAGGCTGCACGGAGGTAAGGGACGACGTCAAGCTCTGCCTGTACAGGGTTGCGCAGGAAGCGCTGCGCAACATCGCAAAGCATGCCCATGCCCGAACCGGGCGTATTTCGGTCGCGCGCGAGGACGGTCAAATCGTGATGAAGATTGCCGACGACGGGGAAGGTTTCGACGCCAACGCCTCCGGCAGCCAGTGCGGTCTCGGGCTCCTGAGCATGCGCGAGCGCGTGAGGATGCTGGGCGGCACATTCGAGATCAAGTCGGCACCGCAGGCAGGCACCATTGCTACCATCTGCATTCCGGCCGGAGGATCCCATTGA
- a CDS encoding ABC-F family ATP-binding cassette domain-containing protein, translated as MLSITDLSIRLAGRLLIDRSSVQITPGSRVGLVGRNGTGKSTLFKVIRGELAAEHGSVTLPPRWHIGSLAQEAPDGPESLIEVVLKADLERDALLREAETAHDPHRIAEIQTRLVDIDAHSAPARAAAILSGLGFSAANQLRACAEFSGGWRMRVALAATLFAAPDLLLLDEPTNYLDLEGTLWLEDHLAHYPRTVIVISHDRDLLESSVDQILHLDRGKLTLYRGSYSSFEEQRAARELLDAKQVKRQEAERARLQAFVDRFKAKASKARQAQSRVKMLERLKPITALVTQDVHEISFPPPEKTLSPPIIAVDNVSVGYDPTTPVLSRVTLRIDNDDRIALLGANGNGKSTLVKLLAGKLAPFSGRVTRADKLSIAYFAQHQLDELNEDASAYDHVRKLMGDAPEAKVRARAGAIGFSGKAADTKAGKLSGGEKARLLLGLATFFGPNMIILDEPTNHLDIDSRAALAEAINDFPGAVIMVSHDRYLIEACAEQLWLVADRTVTNYDGDLDDYRRVVLSAASADNSPRERTAPAEKLQRARSDNRGPLKKRIAEAEAEIARVSEIIAKIDTALALPDIFTRDPKQAAQLSKARANAADALARAEEQWLDASAQYDEAAT; from the coding sequence ATGCTCAGCATCACCGACCTCTCGATCCGCCTCGCCGGACGCCTCCTGATCGACCGGAGCTCCGTGCAGATCACGCCCGGCTCGCGCGTCGGCCTCGTGGGACGCAACGGCACCGGCAAGTCGACGCTGTTCAAGGTGATCCGCGGCGAGCTCGCCGCCGAGCATGGCTCGGTCACGCTGCCGCCACGCTGGCACATCGGCAGTCTTGCGCAGGAGGCTCCTGACGGCCCGGAAAGCCTGATCGAGGTCGTGCTCAAGGCCGATCTCGAGCGCGACGCGCTGCTGCGCGAGGCCGAGACCGCGCACGACCCGCATCGCATCGCGGAGATCCAGACCCGGCTCGTCGACATCGATGCGCATTCGGCCCCTGCCCGCGCGGCTGCGATTCTCTCAGGCCTCGGATTCTCGGCCGCGAACCAGTTGCGCGCCTGCGCGGAGTTCTCCGGCGGCTGGCGGATGCGCGTGGCGCTCGCCGCGACGCTGTTCGCAGCGCCCGACCTCCTGCTGCTCGACGAGCCCACCAACTATCTCGACCTTGAAGGCACGCTGTGGCTGGAGGATCACCTCGCCCACTATCCGCGCACCGTGATCGTGATCAGCCACGACCGCGATCTGCTGGAGAGCTCGGTCGACCAGATCCTGCATCTGGATCGCGGCAAGCTGACGCTCTATCGCGGCAGCTATTCATCCTTCGAGGAGCAGCGCGCCGCGCGCGAATTGCTCGATGCCAAGCAGGTCAAGCGCCAGGAGGCCGAGCGCGCGCGCCTGCAAGCCTTCGTGGACCGCTTCAAGGCCAAGGCCTCAAAAGCCCGCCAGGCCCAGTCGCGCGTCAAAATGCTGGAGCGGCTGAAGCCGATCACGGCGCTGGTGACGCAGGACGTGCACGAGATCAGCTTCCCGCCGCCGGAGAAGACGCTGTCGCCGCCAATCATCGCGGTCGACAACGTCTCGGTCGGCTATGATCCGACGACCCCCGTGCTGAGCCGCGTCACCTTGCGCATCGACAATGACGACCGCATCGCGCTTCTGGGCGCCAATGGCAACGGCAAGTCGACGCTGGTGAAGCTGCTCGCGGGCAAGCTCGCACCATTCTCCGGCAGGGTCACGCGCGCTGACAAATTGTCGATCGCCTATTTCGCGCAGCACCAGCTCGACGAATTGAACGAGGATGCCTCCGCCTACGATCACGTCCGCAAGCTGATGGGCGATGCGCCCGAGGCCAAGGTGCGGGCGCGCGCCGGCGCGATCGGCTTTTCCGGCAAGGCGGCCGACACCAAGGCCGGCAAGCTTTCCGGCGGCGAGAAGGCGCGGCTGCTCTTGGGGCTTGCGACCTTCTTCGGCCCCAACATGATCATCCTGGACGAGCCGACCAACCATCTCGACATCGACAGTCGCGCCGCACTTGCGGAGGCCATCAACGACTTTCCCGGCGCTGTCATCATGGTCTCGCACGACCGCTATCTGATCGAGGCCTGCGCCGAGCAGCTCTGGCTGGTCGCCGATCGCACGGTGACGAACTACGACGGCGACCTCGATGACTACCGCCGCGTGGTGCTGTCGGCGGCGAGCGCGGACAACAGCCCGCGCGAGCGCACCGCGCCAGCCGAGAAGCTGCAGCGCGCACGGTCGGACAATCGGGGGCCGCTGAAAAAGCGCATCGCGGAAGCCGAGGCCGAGATCGCCCGTGTCAGCGAGATCATCGCCAAGATCGATACCGCGCTCGCCCTGCCCGACATCTTCACCCGCGACCCGAAACAGGCCGCGCAGCTCTCGAAGGCGCGCGCCAATGCGGCCGACGCACTGGCGCGTGCCGAGGAGCAATGGCTCGATGCCAGTGCGCAATATGACGAGGCGGCGACCTAG